From Cecembia calidifontis, one genomic window encodes:
- a CDS encoding molybdopterin oxidoreductase family protein, giving the protein MAKLPISAEKIIDKFGPKKHYTPMGGFEGSHEPDKLVKTHCCFCAMQCGIQLKVKDNKIAGFEPWMEFPFNEGRLCPKGVQRYLQNNHPDRLLQPYQRVEGKGFEPITWDNAMERTISEIRRIQTQYGNDSFAMLSGVSLTNEKSYMVGKFARLALKTKNLDYNGRLCMVSAGAGNKKAFGLDRISNSWADLKHAEVIIIAGSNVSECFPTLTHYIWQARDNGAKLIVVDPRVTPIARTADLHLPVKPGRDSALFGAILKQLVDNDWIDHEFIEKHTNGFEAAAEAVKDYDLDWAEKTTGIEKEKILQAATWWGKAKTSFLLHARGIEHHTKGVDNVLSCINIVLATGRIGKPYCGYGTITGQGNGQGGREHGHKCDQLPGNRDISNPEHRKYIAEVWGVEEKEIPGMGLSAYEIIEAIHRGEIKGLISICFNPIVSLPNNNFVREAFEKLEYYVAIDFFLNETARHADVILPGSLHEEEEGTVTTAEGRVVKINQAIDPPGEARKDSDILIEMARRLGAGDKFNFENSEAVFNELRVASKGGTADYYGISYEKIEKNMGVFWPCPSEDHPGTPRLWEEKKSAFPDGKARFNPVAYKEPAEVVDKDFPVILTTGRVVSQYLSGTQTRRIGKLVDQYPEPLLEIHPSLAIQYNIQNRDLITVRTRRGEATFPAQIVETIRPDTVFIPYHWGGSHSANQLTVGDLDPISKIPEFKVCACQLIPTGKKAAPAEERSAYQSS; this is encoded by the coding sequence ATGGCAAAGCTACCTATTTCAGCAGAAAAGATAATTGATAAATTCGGGCCCAAGAAGCACTACACACCAATGGGAGGCTTTGAAGGTTCCCATGAACCAGACAAATTGGTAAAGACCCATTGTTGCTTTTGCGCCATGCAATGCGGTATTCAGCTCAAAGTCAAAGATAACAAAATTGCCGGATTTGAGCCTTGGATGGAATTCCCCTTCAACGAAGGCAGGCTATGTCCAAAGGGTGTACAACGCTACTTGCAAAACAACCATCCGGACCGCCTGCTCCAGCCTTATCAAAGGGTGGAAGGAAAGGGTTTTGAGCCCATCACATGGGACAATGCCATGGAACGGACCATCAGTGAAATCCGTCGAATCCAGACCCAATACGGCAATGATTCCTTTGCAATGCTGTCAGGTGTTTCCCTGACCAACGAAAAAAGCTACATGGTAGGCAAATTTGCACGCCTTGCCCTCAAAACTAAAAACCTGGATTACAATGGCCGTCTATGTATGGTAAGTGCTGGGGCAGGAAATAAAAAAGCTTTTGGACTGGACAGAATTTCCAATTCATGGGCAGACCTCAAACATGCAGAGGTCATCATCATTGCCGGGTCAAATGTCAGCGAATGTTTCCCTACCCTTACGCACTACATCTGGCAGGCCAGAGACAATGGCGCCAAATTAATAGTAGTTGATCCAAGGGTCACTCCTATAGCCAGAACTGCAGACCTCCACCTACCGGTGAAGCCTGGACGTGATTCAGCACTATTTGGCGCTATTCTAAAGCAATTGGTGGACAATGATTGGATTGATCACGAATTTATTGAGAAACATACCAATGGATTTGAGGCTGCTGCTGAGGCTGTAAAGGATTATGACCTGGATTGGGCTGAAAAGACCACAGGAATTGAAAAAGAAAAAATCCTGCAGGCTGCTACTTGGTGGGGCAAAGCCAAAACCTCCTTTCTTTTGCATGCCAGAGGTATAGAACACCATACCAAAGGGGTGGACAATGTCCTGAGCTGTATCAATATTGTATTGGCTACTGGAAGGATAGGAAAACCATACTGTGGTTATGGCACCATTACAGGTCAAGGTAATGGACAGGGAGGTAGAGAACATGGACATAAATGTGATCAGCTACCCGGAAACAGAGATATCAGCAATCCTGAACACAGGAAATATATCGCTGAGGTTTGGGGAGTTGAAGAAAAAGAAATCCCAGGTATGGGCCTCTCTGCCTATGAAATCATAGAAGCCATCCACCGTGGAGAAATCAAAGGTCTGATCAGCATTTGCTTCAATCCGATTGTTTCCCTGCCCAATAACAATTTTGTAAGGGAAGCATTTGAAAAATTGGAGTACTATGTCGCCATAGATTTTTTCCTCAACGAAACAGCAAGACATGCTGATGTGATTTTGCCGGGCTCTCTCCATGAAGAAGAAGAAGGTACAGTCACTACAGCAGAGGGCAGAGTGGTCAAAATCAACCAAGCTATTGATCCTCCGGGAGAGGCTAGAAAAGACAGTGATATCCTGATTGAAATGGCAAGGAGACTTGGAGCAGGTGACAAGTTCAATTTTGAAAACTCAGAAGCTGTTTTCAATGAACTTCGTGTCGCTTCCAAAGGTGGTACTGCAGATTACTACGGCATCAGCTATGAAAAAATAGAGAAGAACATGGGCGTATTTTGGCCATGCCCTTCTGAAGACCATCCGGGAACACCTAGACTTTGGGAAGAAAAGAAATCCGCTTTTCCAGATGGAAAGGCCAGGTTCAATCCTGTTGCGTACAAAGAGCCTGCTGAAGTAGTGGATAAAGATTTCCCAGTAATCCTGACCACAGGAAGAGTTGTCAGCCAATACTTAAGCGGAACCCAAACCAGAAGAATTGGTAAATTGGTCGACCAATATCCAGAACCCCTTTTGGAAATCCATCCCAGTTTGGCAATTCAATACAATATCCAAAACAGGGATTTGATAACTGTCAGAACGAGGCGTGGTGAGGCTACTTTTCCTGCCCAAATTGTAGAGACTATCCGACCTGATACTGTTTTCATCCCTTATCACTGGGGAGGAAGCCATTCAGCCAACCAGCTGACTGTGGGTGACCTAGACCCTATTTCAAAAATTCCGGAATTTAAGGTATGTGCCTGTCAGCTAATTCCTACCGGAAAAAAAGCAGCACCAGCTGAGGAAAGAAGTGCTTACCAAAGTTCATAA
- a CDS encoding 4Fe-4S dicluster domain-containing protein produces the protein MTVTKYDQQMGFFIDMQRCIGCHACEMACAECETNGQESMIHIHYVERAVSTQTTVQVCMHCEDPACANVCPADAITKDEFGVVHTAETSRCIGCSNCVLACPFGVPQKQEKAELMMKCNMCYDRTSAGKKPMCATVCPSGALFFGTREEIELKRPDSVPVDTFIFGNQEVKTKVKIMMPKGSNYLKVH, from the coding sequence ATGACAGTAACCAAATACGACCAGCAAATGGGCTTTTTCATAGACATGCAGCGCTGTATTGGCTGCCATGCCTGCGAAATGGCTTGTGCTGAATGCGAAACCAACGGTCAGGAAAGCATGATCCATATTCATTATGTGGAAAGGGCCGTCTCCACACAAACTACCGTGCAGGTGTGCATGCATTGTGAAGACCCTGCCTGTGCCAATGTCTGTCCAGCAGATGCCATAACCAAAGATGAATTTGGAGTAGTACATACTGCCGAAACATCCAGATGTATAGGTTGCTCTAACTGTGTCCTTGCATGTCCATTTGGTGTTCCCCAAAAACAGGAAAAAGCAGAGCTCATGATGAAATGCAACATGTGCTATGACAGAACTTCTGCGGGTAAAAAACCAATGTGTGCAACAGTATGTCCAAGTGGTGCGCTGTTCTTTGGGACTAGAGAAGAAATTGAACTTAAAAGGCCTGACAGTGTGCCTGTAGATACCTTTATTTTCGGAAATCAAGAGGTTAAAACAAAAGTTAAAATCATGATGCCCAAAGGCAGCAATTATTTAAAAGTGCATTAA
- a CDS encoding ubiquinol-cytochrome c reductase iron-sulfur subunit, producing the protein MKKDNSDITPKWKNDFPFDKEEATHVSRREFAKFLTLFSGALALGNGAIVLKSIAFPEKELEGQHFICEENQLPMGEMLQFDIEGDKVIPYILIHLEDGQWRAFEQKCTHLACAVIYRKDLDLIECPCHKGYFDPRTGVVTQGPPPRPLPQLDVVVENGKVFVKAKSHKA; encoded by the coding sequence ATGAAAAAAGACAATTCAGATATAACCCCAAAATGGAAAAATGATTTTCCATTTGACAAGGAAGAAGCTACCCATGTCTCCAGAAGAGAGTTTGCAAAATTCCTTACGCTATTTTCTGGTGCTTTAGCTTTGGGCAATGGTGCCATCGTACTCAAAAGCATTGCCTTCCCGGAAAAAGAATTGGAAGGTCAGCATTTTATCTGTGAAGAAAATCAGTTGCCCATGGGTGAAATGTTGCAGTTCGACATAGAAGGAGATAAAGTCATTCCTTATATTCTGATCCATTTGGAAGATGGACAATGGAGAGCTTTTGAGCAAAAGTGCACCCATTTGGCATGTGCAGTCATTTATAGGAAAGATTTGGATCTGATAGAATGTCCTTGTCATAAAGGTTATTTTGATCCAAGGACTGGAGTAGTTACACAAGGACCTCCACCACGGCCCTTACCACAATTGGACGTGGTAGTAGAGAATGGAAAAGTGTTTGTCAAAGCAAAAAGCCATAAAGCCTAA
- a CDS encoding DUF6755 family protein has protein sequence MSNFRYSQKEAHPNKTNTLMTGIILLLVLLVSIQIWFLYSALNNALTDNFNIAVGTFIGSLVLFITAAWLLRYLPEPRKPRIKE, from the coding sequence ATGAGCAATTTTAGATATTCTCAAAAAGAAGCACACCCAAATAAAACCAATACCCTAATGACAGGTATTATCCTTTTACTTGTTTTATTGGTGAGCATTCAGATTTGGTTTCTTTATTCTGCTTTGAACAATGCCTTGACAGACAACTTTAACATAGCTGTTGGCACATTCATCGGATCCTTGGTTTTATTCATTACTGCGGCTTGGCTTTTGCGTTATTTGCCGGAACCCAGAAAGCCAAGAATTAAGGAATAA
- the glp gene encoding gephyrin-like molybdotransferase Glp, translating into MISVNQAKDILKATVSTGEIKHLPLSKTLDLIAAEDIFSPIEVPSFDNSAMDGYAITWEDNLDTWEITDVIAAGNGKQHQLQYGKAGRIFTGAPLPKGSDTVIPQEFVHREGNLIRIIDKGKFQKGSNVRFKGAQTKTGEVILKKGSQITPGTIGLLASVGISEIPVFTPPKVAIIITGNELQELGKPLAFGQIYNSNGPVLESYLKKLGIHDILAYQAEDEPEATQKIIEEALAKADVVLLTGGISVGDYDYVKNGLENAGVKELFYKIRQKPGKPLFAGKKGRQMVFALPGNPASVITCFNQYVRPSLLQWLGHTASWKASEVLPLANDYIRKAGLTFFLKARVEQGVVHILNGQESFNMISFGSSNCLAEVPEEIEQLKAGEKIAVYYW; encoded by the coding sequence ATGATTTCAGTAAACCAGGCAAAGGATATTTTAAAAGCTACTGTTTCAACTGGAGAGATTAAACATCTCCCCCTTTCAAAAACGTTGGATTTAATAGCAGCTGAAGACATCTTCTCTCCCATTGAGGTCCCCTCTTTTGATAATTCTGCTATGGACGGGTATGCAATTACTTGGGAGGATAATTTAGATACTTGGGAAATAACAGATGTAATTGCCGCTGGAAACGGGAAACAACATCAACTTCAATATGGTAAAGCTGGTAGAATTTTTACCGGTGCTCCGCTACCTAAAGGATCTGACACCGTAATTCCTCAGGAATTTGTTCATCGGGAAGGAAACCTTATTAGAATAATAGATAAGGGTAAATTCCAAAAAGGCAGCAATGTAAGGTTTAAGGGTGCACAGACAAAAACCGGGGAAGTCATTTTAAAAAAAGGTAGCCAAATAACTCCGGGTACCATTGGTTTGCTGGCCTCTGTGGGAATATCCGAAATTCCGGTTTTCACTCCGCCCAAAGTAGCGATTATCATAACCGGTAACGAACTCCAGGAGTTGGGGAAACCTTTGGCTTTTGGACAGATCTACAATTCCAACGGTCCGGTATTGGAATCCTACCTCAAAAAACTTGGAATCCATGATATACTAGCCTATCAAGCTGAAGATGAGCCTGAAGCCACCCAAAAGATCATTGAAGAAGCATTAGCAAAAGCAGATGTGGTATTACTGACAGGAGGTATTTCTGTGGGCGATTATGACTATGTAAAAAATGGTCTGGAAAATGCCGGCGTGAAGGAACTGTTTTATAAAATACGGCAAAAGCCCGGTAAACCATTATTTGCAGGAAAGAAAGGGAGGCAAATGGTATTTGCTTTACCTGGAAATCCTGCATCGGTGATTACCTGCTTTAACCAATATGTCAGACCCTCCCTGTTGCAATGGCTGGGGCATACAGCCTCCTGGAAAGCCAGTGAAGTACTGCCTTTAGCTAATGATTACATAAGGAAAGCCGGACTGACCTTTTTTCTTAAAGCAAGGGTGGAACAAGGAGTAGTACACATCCTGAACGGGCAGGAATCATTTAACATGATCTCCTTTGGTTCTTCCAATTGCCTTGCGGAAGTACCCGAGGAAATCGAACAGTTGAAAGCGGGAGAAAAAATTGCCGTTTATTACTGGTGA